The nucleotide sequence GGTAGAAACCTCTCCTATGGAGAAATATGGTCTAGTGGACTTGGATGAGGTAGAGGAGGCTGTTGTTGAGTTTTTCCGAGAGGCTTGGGGGCGGGTTCCAAACCTGGACACCAAGAAATTTCTTCTTGGCTCTCCAAGCTTTGTCCGGACTAAACTAGGTAGCTTTTGCTTTTTGTAACCAATTTCAATTATTTCCGACTTGTGTTAATCTTGTTTGCTCATAACCGACTTGTGTGCTAATTCTTTTTACTTTATTCTTTccagaaaaaatgaagaaaagcgGGGTGGCAGCTTACCAGAAGGTACAGGAGGCAAAGAGAAATGCTCGGGCCCGAGCTGCCCAGTTGTAGGAAGGTGGGACATCCACTACCTCTTCTCCTCGGATGTCGGATGCTGGGCTATTTCTATTGGTAAGGCCAAGTCGATAAATCTCCCTACTCCCCCTCCTCCCCCTCCTCCTTTTGTGGCTACCCCTCCAGCTCCTCCCTCCTCAGAACCTAGTTCAAAGAAACGTAAGACCTCGGAAGCCAATGCCTCTAATGTTGGGGAGGCAGGCTTTGATGGTCTTAAGTTTACTAGGAAGCACATCCTTTCCTATAGCCAAATTTCTATGGATGATGCTGCTATCCGAAATTATCTCCAGATTTTAATCCGAGGAGGAATCTGGACTGCTGGGGTCTACACCTCCCTTCTTGATATTTTTGACAAAACTCCATTGAGCGCTACTCAAAAGTCTTTGGAGGATCTCCAAGGGAGGATTGTCATGTATCAAGAGGATGAGAAAAGGCTGCAGGAGGAGAATGATAGGCTGAAGGAAGAGCTTGCCCAGTCTcgggagagggagaagaagttgATGGGCCAATGTGCCATGGCTGAGAGTTTAAAGGAGAAAGCCGAATAGAATTATGTTTGCCTTTTTTCGGATAAAATAGAATTGAAGGAGGAACTGGACAAGCTCAGAGAGGGATACCAGGAGCTGGAGGAGTCCGTTGCTGAGGGGACTGAAGTGATGTTTGAGGTGCTGAAAGAGCAAGTTCGAGTTTTGGCCCCCGACTTGGATCTGTCGCCTTTGCACCGTGACAAAGTCGTTATTGATGGTGCCATAGTATCTCCTCCTCGCCCTGCTACGGATTCTGAGTTGAAGACGGAGGGGCAGCACATAGCTAAATCCCCTCCTCGTGAGGTTGATATGCAGTCTTCTTCCTCTGTTTCTGAGGTGATTCCCGCTCCTGATGCTGAAAAGATTCCTCCGACCCATCCGACTTCTGCAGACGAAGTTCCGACCTCCCTTCCTGGTGATGATTCGAACCCCTTCCTTGGTCCTAAGTGATGAAAGCTATTAAGGCCCGACTTGTGGGTCCTTTTCTTAAACAATTTATTCGTTTTTATATTTTGATGGTTCTTGACATTTGGTCCTTTTTATAGGGTCTTTAAACAACGACTTTTAATGTTGGTCCTTTTTGGATAAGACTTTTAAAAAAGTAGTTTATTATAACTACGATGTTGTTTCTTTGCCATTTGACGAAACTTTTGTTTTGAAAGCTTTTTTTGTGGGAGGTCCCCACTGATTTGGGTTTCCAAAACTTTTCTGAGAGAGATTTTCGTTAAATGGATTTTCTATTATCTAAGTCAGATAATTTTGTTATTATCCAGTGGATCTAGAATAAAACCTTTCGTTAAGTACTCTTTTGTCCTGGTAAGGTTTTTGCGAAAGAACTCTTATCTTTGGTCCCTCTAAGGGAATTTCGTATCTCTTTGCTATCCATTAACGTAATCTTATACGTTCAACTTTGCTTTACTTATTGAATcgtaacttaggttatttttgcgatgcatttTATTCTACTCGGGCTTTCCGACTTGTAAGTCGTTAGCTATATTATGTTCGAGCTTGTCACGATTGGcctttataacctctttacagtGACTTGCACCTCGTCGCTTCATCTCGCCGACCATGTAGGTCGGTCAATAGATTTTTGCGCTTTTTTGAGCTTAAGTCAATGCATATCGTAGTAATGGTAAATGAAAACTTTAGAGAgaaaaaataaagagataaaaaagaGATGTTATTACTAATGAAATGTGGTTTCATTAGTGTGCTTTTGCTACTAAGGGAATGAATTTTCTGCCCATAGCCCTCGCTTTGATGCCTCGTTAAGACCCCCTTCAGGAAAAACTCATTTTTTgggaaaaaaccatgaagtcgggaaaaagagtacattaGGGAGCAAAGTTCGATTCTAGCTGTAATATCTCTTCAtattgcaggcgtgccatgacctaggaagctcggATCCACCTAGGTCGGACACCTTATAGTatccttttcctaagacctcaacTATCTTGTAGGGTCCCTTGATGTCATTTTGGATTAGAACTAAATCGTCTGGGGCGAagcttcttcgaatgacttttttattGTATCTATTCATCATCCTTTGCTTTAGTGCTGCTTCccttatctgggcttgttctcggactttTGGGAGCAACTCAAGTTCTTCTTTGTGAGCTTGAACGTTATCGACCTCGTCGTAGAATCTCACCCTAGGGCTTTGCTCGTTCACTTCAATAGGAATCATGGCTTCTGTGCCATAAGCAAGTCGAAAGGGTGTCTCTCCAGTAGTAGAATGAGGTGTAGTTTGGTAGGCCCACAATACTTGAggaagctcttcagcccaagctccatTTGCCTATTGAAGTCTTTTCTTATGCCCTGCCAGTATAACTTTGTTGGCtacctcggcttgtccatttgcttgaGGATGTTCTACCGAGGTGAATTGGTATTTTATCTTCATACTGGCCACCAGGTTCTTGAATGTAGAGTCGATAAATTGAGTACCattatccgtggtgatggagtgggaGACTCCAAACCTAATAATGATATTCTTGTAAAGAAACTTCCAACTTCTCTGTGCCATGATGGTGGCTAAAGGTTCTgtttcaatccattttgtgaagtaatctattccCACTATAAAGTATTTTACTTGTTCAGGCACTTGGGGGAAAGTCCCGAGTAGATCCAGTCCCCACTTTGCAAAGGGCTGCGGAAAAGTTATACTAATAAGTTCTTCTGGGGAGCGACGTgaaaatttgcatgcatctggcaTGGTTGACACTTCCTTGCGAAGTCGGCAGTGtctttttgcaaggtcggccaaaaGAATCCAGCTTGTATGACCTTTCTGGCTAAAGATCTTGCTCCCAGATGATTTCCACAAATTCCACCATGTACTTCATTCAGTAAAGGACATTCCTCACTATTGTGTAGTTCTGTGCTTCCCTCCGGATCTTGGCCTCTTTTTGTTCTTCCggtaggatgtcgaattttaagTATTCGACCAGGGGAGTCATCCATCCGAAGTCCAATCCGGAGATTTCTAAAACGTCTAGCTTGGTTTCTGCCTTCGTGACtgagggttcttggagagtttcttgAATCAGACTTCTATTGTTTTTccctggtttggtacttgctaacttggagagggtGTCTCCTCTGCTGTTAAGTTCCCTAGTTATGTGTCTCACTTCAGTTTCAAGGAATCGCCCAAGATACTCCCTAGTTTTTTctaagtaccttttcatattttggtctttggcctgatactctccattgaTTTGGGAAGTCACCACTTGGGAGTCACTGAGGACTACTACTTTGGCTGCTCCGACTTCATGGGTTAGCTTTAGCCCGGCAATCAGgacttcatattctgcctgattgttgGTAGCCGAAAATTCAAACTTCAAGGAGACTTCTATTTGAGTTCCTTTTTCATTGACCAGTagtatgcctgcaccgcttccgaCTTTGTTGGAGGAGCCATCCACGTACAATTCCCAGGTTGTGGGGCCTCCTCTTGGTCTCCTGTGTATTCGGCTATGAAGTCGGTAAAGCATTGGGCTTTTATTGCTATCTGAGTttcgtacttcaagtcgaactcggataactctaTAGCCCATTGAACTATTCTTTCCGCAATATCTGTTTTCtgaaggatttgcttcatgggctggTTTGTCCGAATTCTTATGGTGTGAGATTGAAAATAAAGTCGAGGCTTTCTAGATGATACTATCAAGGCATATGCGAACTTTTCaagttttttatattttagttCAGGGCCTTGTAACACCTTGCTTGTAAAGTAGACAGGATGTTGTCCGACCTCATCTTCCCGTATTAATGCTGACACCACAGCCTTCTCGGCGACAGCTAAGTATAATACGAGTTCTTCCTCTGCCTTTGGCCGGGAAAGAATGGGAGGTTGGCTCAGGTACCTTTTGAACTCTTGGAATGCCTCttcgcattcaggagtccattcgaactgtcatccttttcttagtagagaaaaaagtggtagggatcttaatgctgatcctgccaagaattTGGATAGAGCTGCAAGTCGGCCGTTTAGCTACTGGACTTCCTTTAAGCAGGTCGATCTCTTCATTTCTAGGACCGCTTTACTCTTGTCGGGGTtagcttcaattcctctttgtgttagcataaatCCTAGAAACTTTCCAgcctctactgcaaaggtgcacttgTCGGGATTTAGTCTAATCCCGTGCAATCTTATAGTGTGGAAGATTTGGGAGAGATCGTTCAAAAGGCTGGCGtcatccttggtttttactagcatgtcgtctacatacaCCTCCATCAACTCTCCCAAGTGAGATgagaacaccttattcatcagcctttgatatgtggcccctgcattcttTAAttcaaatggcatgaccacgtagcaataaTTTTCTCTGGGCGTAATGAACGATGTCTTTTCTTGGTCTGGCTTATACATCaaaatttgattatatcccgagtaagcatccatgaaTGACAAGTATCGATACCCTAAGCTGGAATCCactagggtatcaatacttgGCAGATGATATGGGACTTTAGGGCATGCCTTGTTGAGGTTGGTGTAGTCAACGCACATCCTCCATTTGCCATTCTGTTTTTTTACCAACACCACGTTTGCCAGCCAAGCCAGATACTTGACTTTTCTAATAAAGCCTGCCTCTAGCAGGGCTTGCACTTGCTCTTCGACCACTTGAGAACGTTCAAATTCTAGCTTCCGTCTTTTTTGTTGGACAGGTCGGGATCCCAGATGAACAGCCAATCTATGTGACATGAGTTAgggatctatcccaggcatgtcggaagctttccaggcGAAAAGATCGGAATTTTCTTGTAGGAGCTGTGTCAGCTTCTGCTTCAGTTCTTCCGTTAAATTGGCCTCTATGTTGGTATTCTTTTCGACCTCTTGTCCGGTCTATAACTTTTCGGTTTTTCCTCCAAGCTGTGGTCGTAACTCTTCCTTAACTCGGACACCTCCGAGCTTAATGGCATTAACTTCCTTGCTTTTACCTcttaggttcaggctttcattgtaacacTTTCTTGCCAGCTTTTGGTCTCCTCTGATGATGGCAATCTCTTCCGGTGTTGGAAACTTCATACAGAGGTGGGGTGTAGAAACCACTGCTCCCAGCCGATTTAAGGTTGTTCTGCCTATCAGAGCATTGTAGGCAAAAGCTACATCGACAATAATAAAGTCGATGCCTAAGGTTTTGGATTTTATCCCCTTTCCAAAAGTTGTGTATAGGAAAATGAAATCCAGCGTCTTAATGGGAGTGTCCCCTAATCCAAAGagggtgtcggggtaggctcttagcTCTTTCTCGTCCAATCCCAACTTGTCAAATGCTGGTTTAAACAAGAGGTCAGCCGAGCTTCCTTGATCCACCAGAGTTCTATGTAGATGAGCATTGGCAAGAATCATGGTGATTACTACTGGGTCGTTATGTCCAGGTATAATGCCTTGTCCATCCTCCTTGGTGAATGAGATAGTTGGGAGGTCGGGCCCTTCACTCCTGACTTGGTAGACTTCCTTCAGATGTCTTTTTCGAGATGATTTGGTCAGTCTTCTTCCAGCAAACCTCCCAATATCATATGAATGTGTCGCTTGGGGATCTGTGGGGGCGGACTTCTTCGTCCGTGACCTTCgtcatctctttttctttttccatgagatatctatctAACCGACCTTCCATGgctagcttttctatcacattttttaggTCGTAACAATCGTTAGTAGAATGCCCATACAACTTGTGATACTCACAGTATTCATTACGACTTCCCCCCTTTTTGTTTTTTATAGGTCACGAGGGAGGAAGCTTTTCAATGTggcaaatttctctgtatacgtCTACAAGGGAAAATCGTAGAGGAGTGTAAGAGTGATATCTTCTAGGCCTTTCAGATCcgacttcttccttttttttgggtttcttctctttttcttttgattggtgGGGGTGCCCTATCTGCCAACTTGGATCTCGTAACCTGGCGTTTttctccatattgatgtacttctcaGTTCGTTCTTGTACATCACTTAAAGAAGTCGGTGTCTCTTTGAGATGGACTGGGAGAAGGGTCCTTCTCGGAGTCTCTCAggggttctccgacctcctgttttactccTAGTAGGCTAGGTGCATACTTGACTTTGTCCTTCTAGATTGAGAACACGCGAGAAACTTGCGCGAGAGGTCGTCAAAGCTGGTTACCGACCTGGGGGAAAGGCTATCAAACTTCATAGCCGCCTTAGTCAAGGTCGTCGGAAAGGCCTTGCAGCGAGTTGCGTCTGATACGTCAGCtaagtacatccgacttttaaggTTACTGAGGTGATGCTTCGGGTCAGTCGTCCCGTCGTATAGATCCATGTCAGGGCTTTTAAAGTTTCTGGGAACCCTCATGATATCCTCAATGAACAGGTCTTCTTCTCCTAATGGGATGTCTTCTCGATCTCTGAGGGCATCTTTATTTTGGAGATTGGATTCCAGCCTTGAGAGCTTTTCTTCAAGCTCTCTTCATCGCTCGATTTCTCTCCTTAGGCTTCGTTCCGCTTCATGCTGTCACTCCAACTCCTATTCTAGTTGCTCGAGTCGACCTTGGTGACTATGTAATAATCCCATTAGGTCAGTAGAGTGAGGCTGTTCATCTTTTCCGGGCTGATGAACTTCAGAGGAGATTCTTTTTTATCCCTGGTATTGGAGGGACCTCTGCCATGCTGTCCTTCTGCTCCTTGTAGAGATATTATTGCTCTATTGTTGTTGACCTAGTCCTGGTGCTCTTGCTCAGACTCCGATGCGGTGTCTCCATCTTCATGCTGGTCGTCATCCGCCATCGTACGTTGATCTtctaggtccccggcaacggcgccaatgttccggggCTTACCTAGAACCAGATGGTGGTTGGACTTGTTTGTGAGGCCCAAGCAGTAGAGGAGGGTGGTCTCCGACTTGGTTTATATTTGGGAGCCGCTGTCCGAGTTGTGTATGTAAAAGAATGGGGgggggggtggtacctacaaagacactccgatgcctaagttagcaaatgGGGTAAGCAGGTTTAGAGTATTAGAACTTAGTTTTTCCTGAGTGCTTCAAtatatttataggtgatggaccaataaccaccgttgaagtagttccacttctgatggtggataatcatccctttatcttagggttgttgggatctctcttctagaagtgggCGAGAGATTCAAggaggcagttacttatttgaataagtgtcaCTTGCTAGCTCATGTCGAGCCCAACCTCTTTGAAGAGGTCGAATGGATCAGCGAAGGTCAACCCTTTGAATTGGGTCTTTTTGAACTTAATTGAATCTGGCCATCGCTTTGGACCAGGATGTGAACATGTACATATTAAAAATTAACTATCatgtatttgtatatatttaTGTTTTGTTTTATATNgaaaattaaaaaaaaaaaaaaaatagtaaagtgttttgaatttttgatcctaaggtaaagatATTTTTGGATGCAACTTGCAAGTCATATAGTAATGTGCGCAACGCCTACGTTTCTGTACAGTAGTTGTACCTCAATGTCACACGAATATAAGTGTGGATTGCATTATTTATTTGGCATTTCTATGCTTGATTTTATGACAAGACGTATATGGTTTTTTCACCTAACAAATTATTTCCTCTCttcataattatttatttttatttaaatcaaatattattcttcaattttaatgAATCATTAGtagatcggattgcggattttgtgttggtATCCACATATCtgcgtatccgcaaaaataaaaaaataaataagtaaatattctttttatattttatttcaactaataattattatatatgttgtattattttaatttattatttaagaaaagtatgtttaatattattttaagaataaacatatttaaaaaaatagaaaaaataaattttattggtattttttaataaaaataagcatttaaaaatatttttatattttgcggatatatccgatatccgatccgatctgatccgcaaatgtgcgggtcggatcggatcggatccaagcttaaaaaactgcggatattggatccgatccgatgattttAATGCGGATCATATTGGACTTTtagccatatccgatccgatccgcgttcACCCCTATCAATCTCTATGTCGAAGTACAAAACAGTtctcgaaaaatttaaaaaaattttaaaaattctaaaatagtctcttcaaattatttctaaattaataaattttaacatCCAAAATTGTTTATTCATTTAtctcaaatttaattatttatatatacaattttttttatgtatttttaaaataaattttggaaagacaaaaatttttcaaaaataaaatttaaaataaatagacCCATATTTATTTGACTATCCaagatattaatttaatttaatttaatctatAGGTACCATATTATGTTATCATTCTTTAGTGAAGAAAAGAATGAGTTAGTGTTGATTGAAGAGATATGAGAACTTCAATTTAACAAAATTTTTATTGGGAATATTTGTATAAATGCTTATAAAGGTAAAAATTTGGAACTTGCATGAATGTGAACCAAGTCATATATGAAGTCAAATTTGTAAGTTTTAATTAACCACAAAGACAATGTAGATGATTTACAAAATTCTAATGGAAAACACTAAAACTCCTAATATTTTACAATACTTAAAAGAAGAAATTTATTGATAAATCTAAGtgttttattcattttttaaaaaaattttgaatttactgGTTGTAATATTGCATAAAATAAGCTTACAATTAATCTGTTTAATTTGTACTACCATAGTTAACAATTATgccaagaaaaaatatttttttttacaatattgacttttgaaaaagattaaaaatattCGAAgggattattttaaaatttaaaaatttttcaaaaattaattcgaaacttttaaattttcgaaaattattttgtacTTTATCCTAAGAACGGATTTGTCCAACTCGCACACATAGATACTTAGTGGTAACATGTGTGAGTTAACGTTTTGCGTTAACCGTCACCATTAGTAAGTAGTAACTAAGAGAGAATCTGCATTGTCTAATCGAAGTAAATGCTAAgaattattttgtgtattttaaGATATGAGAGATTAAAATGTCCTATCTTAAAAATATCAAGACCGATTTAAGTAATTATTCCACGATTAATCTACTTCTCATATATTAACGTCCCCTTTTCCACATTCTATTCCCATTCATATGAAACAAGATGGTTTCTGTCTAGTAGAGAAAGCTTTTCATAACTTCCtttgtataaataaattcttGTTTTTCCCTTAGCAAAAATTTTGTCTTAAGAAATTGTAAGCAGTGATCTTGCCGCACTAAATAACAAAACATCGTCACCTCCAATCGATTTTTCTTTTCCGACCACCTACAAAGATTGATGGACAAAATCATCAGCAGGGTAAGATGACTAATGTCAAGACTAGAGTAGACAGTAGAGTATACAAAATATTTTCCAATTTACGTTTTATAATTgaccaatttttcaattttttaaataccATAAATAAGGTCATATATATGTAAACATAAAATCATTTCTTCAAACTAACCTACAGTTACTTTGATTACAAGAGTCACGGGAATTGTCCCACTGATTAAAGCCTTGAACATATCGACCCGTGAATAGTCACAACAGATAACCCCAACAAAACTAACCTCCGCTACTTAGGAAATTGGAATgggtttaattttgatatttcaATCAGTGTATTATAAACTAGACTGACAACTAATCAATCACATTACAATTTAAAATACCATTGAGATAATAGATAATTAAATCAAATATTTTAATGTAATAATATCTATTAACTTTTATATTTACAATACCAAAAATAGGATCTTCGGTTGTAGGAGAATGGGCCAACCACCAAGCAAGAATATAATTTGCCAAAAGAAAACCTTAGATTAACATTATGATCCTCCTTTTTAAAATAAACTTGAGAaggataaattattattattgtaaaagTTGGAGGGTGGAGATGAGAACATGACCCTCTGGTATTCATTTGGCAAGGAGTGATCCTAATCCTTAGACCAAGCTACTATTTGTTAACTCCACTATATACAGCCTTTATATGCAGTAAAATATCACCAACTATCCATGGAAAACTCAAAAAGTTGGAGCTTTCCTGGTAATATTTTGGGTGATAGGTCACATGATACCATGCAGATGCCATAGGTTGATATTCACGGGGTTCACAGCTTGTTTCAAACCATTCTTTGGCTTCGCGCTGAAGATCCTTGACCGAGATCAGGATCCGGTCCTTCATATCTCCATATCTCCTGTTATCACGCTGCAAATATGACGCGCGGTTTATCAAGTTTCCAGTCAGCAGCTCATCTTCAGTCTCTGCACAATAGAATTTCATTAAACTAGTCATCTTCTGAGCATACATTTCTTTGTGACTTGATGCGGTTTCAAGGTAGGCGTCAAAACCATCAACTTCAAGTTCGTGATCATAGTATTGCTCAGCAAGTTTCTCTGACCAGGCAGAGCTTGATGTTACTTGCAATTTCAACTCAGTTATGTCACGGTAGAGTTTTCCTAGTACCCCTTTGGAGATATACATAGGCTTGTCAAACCTCTCCATGAAATCCGGATACTCTCTTGGCTTCAGAACTCTTGGCATTTCAGCAGGTGCTCCAGTCTTTGCAAAGTCAACAGCCATGGAATGAAGTTCTGCCAACTCCCGGCATTTGTGACTCCTGGCTTTTTCTGGTTCACGGTCAGCGTGAACCAGATGGGCGGTTGAGATAGCACCCAAGGTATCATTGATCATGTAATCAACAAATACTTATCTGACTGTTTAAATTACCTCCAGTGTCACATCGTGGTCCATTATACGAGGCCTCCTCCCCGTGTAGTCCATTGGAGAATCAGTGTGAGATGGGATCATATCTTTCTCCCAGCTTAAGAAAAATAAATCTCCATCAAGGTCACCCCCAGAGCATTCATTTGGATGAGGCCTGTATGCCCACGAAACAGTATTTGCATTACAAGACATCAGTGCACCAACTAACCACAAAATAAGTATCTTCTTTTGTTACCAAAAGATTAATGACTCATTCGTTAACAACAATCTAGCTGGACTTTctatcaagagaaaagaaaaaccaacctgGCCTAAATATGAATGTAAGGATATAATAATTTCacctttaataaaataatgatTGCAATCAAATGTGGTTTGCAAATTTAATGCATCGTATACATACCTACGACCTTTTTGTGGAAATACAAGGCAATCCCTCAAACCCATTTCCTCTAGTTCTTCACTGTAGACAGCATCAAGGACTCTGATGTCTCCAGGGTGAAGACAAGGATTTTTTGTTACTACCACCTTCCCCACTAGTATACAAGTGCTGTCATCACCATCCACTTTCCTCAAGCTTTCATCTTCAAACTGTTGCTTAGCTTTGGGCACAGTTATGCGGACAAATACTTGACCATAATCCAAATGACCAGTTTCATCCAAGCAACCTAACAAGATACGACCCTTGGGAACAAATATTCGGCATCTAGTTCTCAAATCAGATAACTGGTATGCATAATTTGCTTTGAGCATCATCGCCAGGTAAGGCTCACTGTTCGGCTTATAAAATCCATGCAACATCTTCACTAGAATGCTTTTAGAATCAGCTCCACTTAGggtttccaaaacttccaaagcCGCATCACTGTCAGTCAACATCCTTCCTAGCAAATGCACTTGTTCCTGCTGCATTGCCAAAAACGCCTCATCTTTTACTCCTAAAGTAGACAGCAAAGATATAACCTCTCGGTTGAGAAAGCAAGGCATTGAATCACTCCAATTAGTGAcacaaagcattttgttttttgattcaaatttaaGCATACTGCCACGCAGCGATAACTTCCTAAAGGAATGGCGATCAACAGCAAGAACACCTTTGTATCCACCATACCGAATTTGAAATGCTGATGGAATCTGATTCTTATCCAATTTTAGCTTTTCAGCAACCTTTTTTGCAAAAGAGAGGGAAATTTTCCCAATACCATCTGAGAAGCAGTATTTTATACCATCAGTCTCAACTTCAATATCTTGAATTATTTCCACATCTTGAATGGGCACTTCATAAGTTTGCATTGATGAACTGAACAACTGACCCATCCTCGCTGCACATTTAGAAACGCTGCGAATATTGTTGAAGCATCCCATCCATTCTCTAATATCTGCTGCTTTCAACTTGTCACTCGAAGCAAAAACCCAAACTGAATTTGATCGGAGTTGACTCGCAGAGAAAGCCAGAAACTCAAATTTTTTCAAACCAATTACAATCCCATCTCGAAGAATAGTCAATATCCGCTCATATATTTTAGTTCTAAAAGGTTCTGAAAAGATTCCCTTTTGCAAACTAGCTGATACAGCATTAACTGGAAGCTTACCCCAGTTCTCATCAACAAAAGTGATCCTCATGAAATCTGAAGCAAATTGAGAAAAATGCTTTACCACATGATTTGAGGTTTCAAGCTCAGGACCAAGACAATAAATCTTTGTTGGGGTAATCAAGGCTCTATGACAGCTCATTATGTTATTCTCCATCAGCCTTTTCTGCGATGATGGATGAGGACCTCTACCCTTACTACTTAGCACATGTAATTGAGTATTCACAAATTTTTGAGGTTCATAACAAGTGGAATTCAGCTTGTGCAATTTCTGAAAAATCAGGGCTTTGGTTTCTTCATCTAAACTTCCTAGCAAGTCAATGAAATCACTATCTACTGATGCAAGACTGATTTTCTGGGTATGAATGAGGGAATTCAATTGGAAA is from Arachis ipaensis cultivar K30076 chromosome B01, Araip1.1, whole genome shotgun sequence and encodes:
- the LOC107632394 gene encoding LOW QUALITY PROTEIN: RNA-dependent RNA polymerase 2 (The sequence of the model RefSeq protein was modified relative to this genomic sequence to represent the inferred CDS: substituted 2 bases at 2 genomic stop codons); the protein is METLTATPDTGTTVRVSNIPISATATDLVHFLQATLGPSSVFALEIFTDQNNATWNSRSFGRVQFETPDAKTKALSLSHHPRDDRMSVLHTWERVRGWPMPERRKIEFWVPHDGQCYKLEIWFEDILEANGYCLGGGDKLNALLLKLKYAPKIYQKKFGSNVSSKFNAANGRYHFCKEDYDFTWVRTTDFSAMKALGHSTSFCWEIEEGPFNQDIFRSFPLYREILKDLTLEEGEEYCSPAEIVPLVNCLSTDTKIPYETLFQLNSLIHTQKISLASVDSDFIDLLGSLDEETKALIFQKLHKLNSTCYEPQKFVNTQLHVLSSKGRGPHPSSQKRLMENNIMSCHRALITPTKIYCLGPELETSNHVVKHFSQFASDFMRITFVDENWGKLPVNAVSASLQKGIFSEPFRTKIYERILTILRDGIVIGLKKFEFLAFSASQLRSNSVWVFASSDKLKAADIREWMGCFNNIRSVSKCAARMGQLFSSSMQTYEVPIQDVEIIQDIEVETDGIKYCFSDGIGKISLSFAKKVAEKLKLDKNQIPSAFQIRYGGYKGVLAVDRHSFRKLSLRGSMLKFESKNKMLCVTNWSDSMPCFLNREVISLLSTLGVKDEAFLAMQQEQVHLLGRMLTDSDAALEVLETLSGADSKSILVKMLHGFYKPNSEPYLAMMLKANYAYQLSDLRTRCRIFVPKGRILLGCLDETGHLDYGQVFVRITVPKAKQQFEDESLRKVDGDDSTCILVGKVVVTKNPCLHPGDIRVLDAVYSEELEEMGLRDCLVFPQKGRRPHPNECSGGDLDGDLFFLSWEKDMIPSHTDSPMDYTGRRPRIMDHDVTLEVIXTVRXVFVDYMINDTLGAISTAHLVHADREPEKARSHKCRELAELHSMAVDFAKTGAPAEMPRVLKPREYPDFMERFDKPMYISKGVLGKLYRDITELKLQVTSSSAWSEKLAEQYYDHELEVDGFDAYLETASSHKEMYAQKMTSLMKFYCAETEDELLTGNLINRASYLQRDNRRYGDMKDRILISVKDLQREAKEWFETSCEPREYQPMASAWYHVTYHPKYYQESSNFLSFPWIVGDILLHIKAVYSGVNK